TCTTCAAAATAGATTAGCTACTAAATTTCACACTTCACCATGTAAATGTCCATTAAGAGAGCCCTTACGACAAAAGTAGAGAATAGAATATGATTATATAAAGCGATGCACGACCAACACCCATTACTAttttggctaaaaagcacttttggcccctgatgttttaagtttgtgtaaattatgcccttattctatttttgtcgacgtttctacccctcatgttttcaaacagtgcaccgtctacccctccgtcactcAGGTTTTCTCAGGAGAgattcctgagtggattggagagatgaagatgagtatatgaagttgatgatgatcaaagaAATGATatcaattaaatttgcttgatgtatttatcaattatgtatgtaactgaactggttaaatacATGTTTTgttacttacaggtcttgagtttgaatctctcatgcccaattttttcaatttcacttgtaatttccatgtGAGAGAtccaaataatataaaaaaagtcaaattagctcattccgttagttttttaacgtgtCTGAGTGacagaggggtagacggtgcactgtttgaaaacatgagggatagaaacatcgacaaaaatagagtaaggGCATAATTTAcaaaaacttgaaacatcaggggccaaaagtgctttttagcctactattttctattttacttAGGCTAAGACGTGTGGATTGGTTCAGTGATTCAAAatatcttttacttttttttcctttaattttGCTAAGTAAAGTCTCACAtgcagaacaaaaaaaaaacaacaatcatGCATGAAATCATGCATGATGCAATGATTCATGGTGTCCACCTATCCGTGTGCGTTTGTAAAACCCAGTAAACTCATTTTCCAACAAATCTAGACTTTTGCTTAATAAAGCTGTGAGGGTTCAGACTGACTAGAAAGAAAACTTAGTCGTTGACTCCTTAGAATAAAATGACaggaattttgatttttttgtacTTCAACAACCTTTTCAAGATATCCTTCTTCTCTATATGAAAACGTTTCTCCACTCAACAACCAATACAGTAAACCGCGTATATATCGAAGTGGATATATTTTAACTGATCAAGCCAAAAACTAAAGTCAAGGTTGGTAAAATGGGTCAATTAACTCATCTTATCCCACCATAAGCTCTTATATAGTCaaaagaagtaaaagaaaaaatgagcATTACTATTTGATGGTGTATGGATACACCACCTAATTGACTGGTGACCCTTACTATTTCTTACGAAAGAAATTCATTTTGCGAAAATGCTAGAATATACATATACGTGTTTTATGATATTAAATATGAGTAAGTCTACATTTGAAGAAAATGAGAGTGTTAGATAGTTTATAAGTAAGAAAATATATACATccaatgccttaaggttttagATGGAAGATGAGGTGTTTAATTCACTTATGAATTGCTCTTTAGCATGATGTAGAGATTCCCAGAGGTTAGCCCAACTCTAGTATCAGAGCCGGTAGTTTGTTTGGTGGTGATGACTCCTTGTGTTGAAAGTCTTTCTGGCAATTTAATGACCAGGCGGCATGTCCTGTTGATGCACAACCAACGATGGTACAAGTTGGATTGGTCTGGTACTCTAGATATGGGCCTGCCAAGAACTTGCTTGTAAGGGGTGAATCACCTCAAGATGGCCTATGGTTGAAGGAGTAGAGCACCCCTCAAGCAGGTTCATGGGCGAGACATCCTTGTTCAGGCAAGGGTAACACCCATTGTTAGATCTCCTCATGTGGTGACCCCCTTCATGCATGAAAGTTGGTTCCTTAATTTAGGGCTTCGTCCCCTTAGAGCAAGTCTAGTCTAGTTGACAACTTGTAAGGGCTTTTGGGCAGGAAAAATATGAGGCATAAGAGTCTAGCTAGGGTTTATTTACACCTCTCCACTATAACAGAAAATGTTTATCTTGTAATAAAAGTTGACTCATTTTTATACTAAAGGTGACTAGGTCATTAAGGATCCTACTTCCATTAGGGTTCCGGCTTATCTTGTTTCATTATCGTGAACATTGGCTTCGTCTATGGGGCTTCTAGTAAAGCAATTCTCAGATGATCCATAGGGGCATAGATCTAGGCCGAGGAGACCCACAAGGCGTTGGTTTAGGCGAAGGAGGCCTGCAAGGTTGAAATCTAGGCGAAGGTGATCCGGTGGTCACAGGTCCTATGCCACCAACAAGAGTTTCTGTTGACGAATTCAAGCGAATGTTGGAGAATGTAGACACATTCTAGCGACAGAATGAGTATTTGAAAGCTCATGTAGACTATCACCAACAGGAACATGACCATCGTCAAGGAGGGTGGAGAGAAGCAATGACAATGGTTGATTTTGAACCATTCTCGCGAGAGGTAGTATCCATTACAATTCTTGAAAACTTGAAGATGCTAACCTTGGATACTTACAACATTGACACCGACCCCATGGATCACCTACTatatttcaacacgaaaatgaTAATTAGTGACGTGACAGACGCCATCGAATACAGGAGCTCCCTTCAACGTTTAAATCACTGCGACGACGTGGTTCACCACTCATCCGACGAACTCAATCAACAATTTCACTAACTTGTGTATGAAGTTTCTAATTCAATTTTCAGCAAACCAAGCACAAAAGGTCACTATAGAGACCTTATTCAGCATGATGCAAAAGTCAGGGGAGACCCTAAAATTTTTTTGCAACTTGAATACACCATGCATGTCATATGTGTGGATGCTTTCTGGCACGGCTTGCAGGTGAGGTCTTTAAAAAATAATCTTAGCAATAGACCTGCGTTGGAAATGGTGGAATTACGGGCGCACACCAAGAATTCATAATGGAAGAAGAGAATGACATTCAAAAATAAATCGAGGGAAGGAAGGCAAGATGATAACTCAACAAAAGTGACATGCCCAGATGTTGAGGCGAGTACCTTAGAGGCTCTCCAAGCCCGCTCAAAACAACCAGAACCAAGGACTTAGCAACCTCAAAGACAAAACCGGGGGGCCCCTTACTAACAAATTCCGCCGCCCCACTATTGCGCCGTCATCAACCTTACTCTCATTGTCGAGTGACGCCCCATTGTGGTGGGTTGCCGCACTGCCACACCATCACCGTATTCACTACTTTCTGCTTGATTTGGTGGTATATGTTCatgtaattattatttttttcctaaTAAGCATCCCATTTGTgtggtttaatttttttgtgttttgtttacTAATGATTTGGTTAGTTTTATTGAGCTTTCTGAGTTATATAGTTTGCTAGGTTGTGTCTGTATGTGATAATGTAATTGAATACAATATATTATGAATTGTTTTGTCAAAGTGCATGTCAGGATCAAGGGTGACTTGACACAATTATGTCTGTAAATTTAAACCGATTTGTAAGGTATAGTTGCTTGAAAGATTctaaattctatttttttttttagttttattttcttaGGTTGTATTTATGTTATGAATTGGATGGCCAAAGTGTGATCAAAGCACCATGTCACTATACAACCACAAAACAAGCTCCCAAAGAGACATGCATCCTCACTATATATATGGAAAAGACGTACCCGTAGTATATGAAAGGGAAGACACAAAATATATGGTAATGGACAGTCCCTAAGCTCGCAAAGAACAAAGAAACCAATTACTGATGTGTTTCTCATTTACTGATATTCTCATGTTTGGATGTTTTGTATGTAAAAGTGGAAAGCAATATATAAGAATTCTAGAAATATTTTCATGTTTGGGCGTATTGTGTGTAAAAGTTTGTATTGATGTATAAGAATTATAAAAATACCTTTTTTTATGTTCATTACATACCATATAATGTAAATGGTGTAGATGTATGGAATAAGAAAAACACtcttttttttaacgtaaaatACTCTTAAAATAGTCTTAAATGCATTTGAAGAAAACACAAATTCGTTCTATAGAACATGAGTTGACACATAATGGAAACAATTCGGTTGACACACCAAATACACTCATGCTTAGAGAAAGGTTACAAGAAGAATAACGTTTCATACACACTTTAAAATCACTTCCACCTCATGAGAATaggaagaggaaaaagaaaaatgggAGATGTAATGTAGTGAGGTGATAGAAAAGAAGTGAGGGATAGAAACAGAAATTAGTGAAAATGAGATTGGAGAAAAAGTGaggtataaataaataataacttataagaaagatttttttttggataaacaAATTGAATTAATAGAAGCACTAATCCATGTACATAGGGGAAAAAACAGAGAAACAGAACAGAACAAGGGGAAACAGAAAAAAATACTACAGAAGTTCTAGCTACTAACAACCCCATGGCAACAGAGGGGGTGAAAACAAAGCAACACAAGCTTCCTCATATAAGAAAGATAAATGAGAGTAGTGAAAACTGATAAGTAATGTGATCATAGGAAAAGAAAGTTAATAAAAATGTGATGAAAGaaaaagtgaggtaggagaaaACAAAAATCTAAACATTCCTACTTTCATTTGCAGCTCAAACAACAACCAGCCAACTAGTATATAGTTTTCTTGTAACCCAAAAAAAAGCCAACTAGTAGTTTTCTATAGCCAAGAATCGCACAACCCACAAAGGCATCATCACCCTGCCCCCCTTAAACATTAACAATTTGTCTGGCATTCACATGACCATGTACCCTGACGTCATCAAGAGACACAATCACAATGACATCATATTATCACCCAATCCATCTCCACACACGTGGCACATCCCAAGCCGTGCGATGCCATCACAAATCATGAACCTGAGTTTTCTAAGCAAAGGATTGTTGGATATTAGTATTCAAGTAGCAACTAGTTATCCTTTGCTTATTTATTTTTCCTCACATGTAACGACAAACCATGGTTGGCTGGCTAAGCAGTAAGCAGTGTGAGTGAGTACTTTACCTACAtacacatatataaatatacaagGAAGGGAATCCAAGGTGCTATATGCTATCTACTAGCTCCTCTCCAATCTCAAGAgggaaagaagaaaaagttaGTGAAAGCAATAAATTAAAAGATCAATGGAGGATCAAAGGAAGGTAATTGAGGAGCTTGTGAGAGGGCGTGAGTTTGCAAACCAGCTTAGAAAAGTCATTAGAGGAGGTGATGAGTGTGCAAGTGCAACCCCATTTGCTCAACATCTTGCAAAGAATGTCCTCACCTCCTTTTCCAACACACTCTTGTTCTTGCATAAATACCCCACTACTAATTATAGATCTCAGGATCTGGTTTCTGATCAGATGCAGCATGTTAGGGACACTTCCTTTTTCGCGAGTCCCGCTAAATCTGAGGACTCTCAAGACAGTTGCAAGAGCTCCATCTCAAAGGACAGAAGAGGGTGCTACAAGAGAAggtataattaatttatttttttcatcatcaaaagttatatttatcttattttctaaattagtgttttttttttgaaataattagtGATATCAAATTGAGATCATGATGGTGTGGTGTGAGTGTGACACCTTTTAGGTGGGGATCATTATTTTCATGGCGGCTAATGATGATTTAGTGACCTATTTAGAACCCTAAAGACCCAtcaaattcaaaagaaaaattgagTGTAAAACCCTAATGACCCATCAATTCTTAGAATAGACTTGCACAGATCTCTCTACCCTTCCGTTTTCAGTTCATCTTCTTTCACTCATCTCACTTCCTTATCTTCTGTCTCATACATCAAGTTCTAGTCCTAAACTCAATAACATGGCTGCTTTCATATGACCTTTGCTAACTCTGGTGAACAACCTTTCTTTGGTAAACTTTAGATCTATCTCCAATGGATATTTCCTTCTTTGCCATTCTCAATCATTGTTCTATTCTCGATTCATATATCCATATCGATCCATTTCCTTTATTGTTCTATCCTATTTATTCAATATCCATGATTATATCCTCTTTGTTCAATGATTCAAAAACTCTTAATAAATGACAACCAAGTGAAGACTAAACATCTCATAAGTTTTGTTGAATTTTATTTGTTGCAATATATAATTGACCCTCTGAAACCCTAATAGCCAATTTTATTGCTCAATATACGTTGGTATATATATTTAATGCATTTGTCAAATGGACCCATCAATTATTATTTGGCATCatcatatataaattaatatatatcatGATGGATTTAAGCCTTTTGTTTTCCTTCTTTTTCGTGGTTGTAGACTTTGTTCAAAAAATAGTTTTGGTTGAGTTTTAGACTTTCAGTCTCTATTAAAGATGATGTATGCATGAAGATGATAATCTTTTGTAGCTAGTATGATGATGGTGCTTTTGCTTTTATAATTCAGATGTTCCTTGATGTAATTCTTTTGTATACATCTTGTACTCAACATATATATTGATAATATTATTCCGTTGccttttaaaaaattgtaattgaCAACTTTGCAAATATGATATTCTTTTACATAGAAAAATTGCCCAAACATGGGAGAAGGTGTCACAAACTCCAACAAGTGATGGATATCAATGGAGAAAGTATGGCCAAAAAGAGATCCTAAATTCCAAATACTCAAGGTATGTCATAAATGATTAATTCCCTATAATTCATTTATCCCTTCTTTTCCTAATTATACCACTATGTTTATGTCCCTTTCCCTTCTAATTATAAGCTTCTAAGTCCTTATCTCACTTGATATGTCCTTATCCATTATTCAATATGCAGGAACTACTACAGGTGCACTCACAAGTTTGATCAGAAATGCCAAGCAACCAAACAAGTTCAGAGAATTCAAGAGGAGCCTCCCTTATATAGGACAACTTACTATGGCCACCATAATTGCAAAAACATGCTAATACACCCTGAAATCATACTTGATCCCAGTTCTCCTTCTGAAACTTCAATTTTTCTTAGCTTTAACAACACCTTCCCAACTCCAGCTAAACAAGATTGCCCTTTTTTATCCTCATCTTTTCTCTCACCATCGGTCCGCAATGAGTGTAAGGAGGAAGTTCCATCACTTTCCTTAGAAGATTACATACTATCATCCCCTGAGCCTACTATAGATAATTCTTCAAGGCATCTCGCAACAGCATCGTCGATCCTTGAATCTTCCAATCACAGGGATGTGATGTCTAGTGTGATCTTTATTGATTCTGTTGAGCTTCATATGGATGATTTCTTTCTGCCttttgtttgattttgatgatAAGTTGGGTATGTTTCAATTTAGCAtggattttttttatggttAAACATTGCTATATATATGTATAGGGTGAAAACTTCATAATTAGATAAATGttgcttaattttttctttgaagTTGTATGAGCTTGAGCTCCATTATTGTAGATCGCCACTTTTCTCATTCATTTTCTATATATgtataagaaattaaaggagTTGAAAATTTGTTCTGTACTATATACTTCCTTCAGATTATAATGAAAATGTGTCCCTTCAACAAatggaaattaatataattagagCGACCTAATGTAATTAAAGCAATTACatgaaaattaatataattagagCGACCTGATGTAATTTGATGTGATTGTCACGGTTTGTGTTCAATGTAAATGCATTTAGATTATTTTGAGGGAGTACTGTTTTTCCTATTGCCATACATATAGACAATTTCGGTGAGTTCTTCAACTCATCAGTTTCACATTAGTGTGGTACAACTATTTGacttaaaaaaatcatattagtTCATAATGGATACATATATGTCATGATCTGTTTTATTATGTATGATGAGTGAATTATCTTTTGATATGTTTGATACTATATAGATTACTTTTATCTGGTTGAATGCCAACGAGGGTTTGTAACTTGAAAATATAGATGTAAAATAATTTCCTGAAAATTAGCTATAAGTAAATTAATTGCATCAAATTTGCTATTCTCACAGCTAATACACGAAAAATTAGTAGCAACGTTTACCTCCACCACCCAAAACAGGTGGGGGACTGGTTGTAGTTTCGTTTTGCTGGATGATGAGAACATGAAGAGGCAGCATAATAGAGATTCTCTCGCTGCAGTTTCTgatatttcaattaaaattaagAATGAAATATGATTTTTGAGCTTGAAGGATAGAGAAAAGAGCATGATTGGATTGATGCATTATACTCTCTCTGTTCTTATTTTCAAGTCACTCttcttaggctatgtttggcatgccatttcagctagcttaaagtttatttgactagcttaaaagctcttcaaaagtgtttggtgaatgagcttatttcagtagcttaaagctttaagctagctgaaagcttataagctaactgatagctgaaagctgatgagctagctgaaagctgatagctgaaagctgaaaagctacgtgattgaaacaaaagtgtttggtaaaactagctgttaaacaagctgaaattgtaaaatgacattaAAGGACATACtagtataattatttttatatttaacattattttattttcacattaataccaatataatattaatattaaaattattatcactttaactATTTTTATTAGCTTCAGtcatttatcatcttaaaaatataatattattttttattaatataatatttataatacttgtggtgcgcagcggtgtggcgggaatggtggcgaaaactgcatacgtaagtgtgaggggaaaatatgtttagtgtttttataaatatataagagtaatggtagaattttaataaaataataaggataaaaatgagaataaatttaataagctataagctacctgagatagcttaaagcttaaagctttaagctactaaaataagctccttcaccaaacacttttgaagagcttttaagctagtcaaataagttttaagctagtcaaataagctataagctagctgaaatgacatgccaaacatagccataaGCTATCttaggtagcttatagcttattaaatttattctcatttttatccttattattttattaaaatttcaccattacccttatatatttataaaaacactaaacatagtttcccctcacacttacgtatgcagttcccgtcacaccgctgcgcaccatAAGTACTAAaatcattatattaataaaaataggtaaaaatcaatattatatttttaagatgataaataacttgagttaataaaaatatttaaagtgataataatttcaatattaatatcatataggtattaacgtgaaaataaagtaatgttaaatataaaaataattatacaagtatatCCTTTTacgtcattttacaatttcagcttgtttaacagctagttttaccaaacacttttgttttaatcacgtagcttttcagctttcagctagctgatagcttttcagctttcagctagcttatcagctaaacatgccaaacatagccctAGTAGATTGAGGATCTTATTAATAAGTGAGATAATTCGTTCGGATGAACTAGAGCTTCCTAGTAGGTTGAGGATCGTATTTTGAGTTTGAAGTTTACAAGATAGGAATATTTGTTGTAATATAGTTTAAAATAGTTTGGCGAGTGGTTTTCAAGTATCACTTGGCGAGCCACTTCTATGTTTGTTGTTGAGAAATGTTATAAATAGGAAACACGTCAATGAACGTCAAAGAATGAGACAGCGATGGCATTGCAGCGAGTGAAGAATTGTTAACATTGTGTCTAGTGGACAGAGCGAGTCCTAGATGATCTCACTAGGTCTCGCCTAGAGGTGCGTGCGAATTGGGAGAACGAAGATCAAGTCCAGACATAAAGACACTTTACACCCTCATGTTTCAGACACGGTGAGCTTGTGAATTGGATGAGCCCCTAGATATTAGTCGGCCTAGCCTTGGAAGCGACTTGATCCATCACGACGCCACAAGGAGTGGGGGAGAAGCGTTAATGTCGATCACTCTTGGGCGACTTTTGTAACACCCAAGGCCGAcaagggcggggagtgatcacCGGTGCAATGAGGCACGAACAAGGAGCGACTCCTAGCAGGCTTCTATGGGAGGGACACATGACTGAACCGATACCGTACCCGAACATGAAGTATTCTGAGGTTGTATAGATTTGGAAATTTATAGAGGAGGAGGGCATTAAAGATTTGATTgatactactcatgacaacaataAACATGTTCTTTCCAGGAGCTCAACTCATTAAAAATccaaggttaagtgtgcttgccttggagcaatattgggatgaGTGACCTCTTGAGAATTTTTCCTGAAAGGAcgtaagtgaggacaaagcgtgTTGAAAAAAACGTGTTTTGTTACAACTTTACCACCGCGTGGCAAGCGACCCCACTACTTAGTGTGTGACCCCGCTACCTGGCGAGCGAGTTCCTATCTGGCGAGTTATCTCACATGTAGTGAGCATTTTGGTCACACCCCCTTCATCATATAAGCAACATCTTCCATATATGAGCTGTCTcactttatttttgtatttttcacGCCATGTTAGCAGTTCATGTATTATTTACGCCGTGTCGGCGATTTATGTACTTTATATGCCTAGGAGTTTATGGGACGGGTTATGTATATGAGTCATTTAACACTAAGGtccaaatcatgtattttaGGGCTAGTCACCTCTATAAAATGGGGAGAGCTTATTATATTAGGCATGTTCAACTTCATAATGGAAAAAGTTTAGATTTAGGACTCTATACTTGAGGGATTTAGATCTGAACTTGGTTCATCACACATTATTTACTGAGAATTTATactttattattataataataacaaatagAAGCACGCACGAGACTTCTTTTATCattttgattaatttatataaatataatatataatttttttaatagagataaacaaaaatttagtttaatattttaaaaacatattaattaggtacaacaaattaaaaaacttataaccttataaatatttaaatttaatttaattatatgaaCTGACCGTACA
This portion of the Lotus japonicus ecotype B-129 chromosome 3, LjGifu_v1.2 genome encodes:
- the LOC130749846 gene encoding WRKY DNA-binding transcription factor 70-like; protein product: MEDQRKVIEELVRGREFANQLRKVIRGGDECASATPFAQHLAKNVLTSFSNTLLFLHKYPTTNYRSQDLVSDQMQHVRDTSFFASPAKSEDSQDSCKSSISKDRRGCYKRRKIAQTWEKVSQTPTSDGYQWRKYGQKEILNSKYSRNYYRCTHKFDQKCQATKQVQRIQEEPPLYRTTYYGHHNCKNMLIHPEIILDPSSPSETSIFLSFNNTFPTPAKQDCPFLSSSFLSPSVRNECKEEVPSLSLEDYILSSPEPTIDNSSRHLATASSILESSNHRDVMSSVIFIDSVELHMDDFFLPFV